A stretch of the Streptomyces ortus genome encodes the following:
- a CDS encoding mechanosensitive ion channel family protein, protein MFLSVLSVADPTEEPTSPTLQDAQEGATNAASWVEQNWSTWLSIGLRVLLIVIIAVVLRVAVRRTITKFIDRMNRTAQAVDGTALGGLLVNVERRRQRSQAIGSVLRSVASFLIVGTAALMILGTFQINLAPLLASAGVAGVAIGFGARNLVTDFLSGVFMILEDQYGVGDTVDAGVASGEVIEVGLRVTKLRGDNGEIWYVRNGEVKRIGNLSQGWATAGVDVTVRSDEDLDRVRSVLAEVGEAMSKDEPWNERLWGPIEVLGLDSVILDSMVVRVSAKTMPGKALSVERELRWRIKQAFDRADISIVGGLPAPAEDSPPADPTAGMAPPSAYSNTGSAQSQAASPLTPPAVVPSGGAK, encoded by the coding sequence GTGTTCTTGTCCGTCCTGTCGGTCGCCGATCCCACCGAGGAACCGACGTCACCGACGCTCCAGGACGCCCAGGAAGGCGCCACCAACGCCGCAAGCTGGGTGGAGCAGAACTGGTCCACCTGGCTCAGCATCGGACTGCGCGTCCTGCTCATCGTGATCATCGCGGTGGTGCTGAGAGTGGCCGTGCGGCGGACCATCACGAAGTTCATCGACCGGATGAACCGAACGGCCCAGGCCGTCGACGGCACGGCGCTCGGCGGCCTCCTGGTCAACGTCGAACGCCGGCGCCAGCGCTCCCAGGCCATCGGTTCGGTCCTCCGTTCGGTCGCGTCCTTCCTGATAGTGGGCACGGCGGCGCTGATGATCCTGGGCACGTTCCAGATCAACCTGGCGCCGCTGCTGGCCTCGGCGGGTGTGGCGGGTGTGGCGATCGGTTTCGGCGCCCGCAACCTCGTGACGGATTTCCTCTCCGGCGTTTTCATGATCCTGGAGGACCAGTACGGCGTAGGCGACACGGTCGACGCGGGGGTGGCGTCCGGCGAGGTCATCGAGGTGGGCCTGCGGGTCACCAAGCTCCGCGGCGACAACGGCGAGATCTGGTACGTCCGCAACGGCGAGGTCAAACGCATCGGCAACCTCTCCCAGGGCTGGGCCACGGCCGGCGTCGACGTCACGGTCCGCTCGGACGAGGACCTGGACCGCGTCCGCTCGGTGCTCGCCGAGGTCGGCGAGGCGATGAGCAAGGACGAGCCCTGGAACGAGCGGCTGTGGGGCCCGATAGAGGTCCTGGGCCTGGACAGCGTGATCCTGGACTCGATGGTCGTCCGCGTCAGCGCGAAGACCATGCCGGGCAAGGCCCTCTCCGTGGAGCGCGAACTGCGCTGGCGCATCAAGCAGGCCTTCGACCGTGCGGACATCAGCATCGTGGGCGGCCTCCCGGCCCCGGCGGAGGACTCCCCGCCCGCGGACCCGACGGCGGGCATGGCACCCCCCTCGGCCTACTCGAACACCGGCTCGGCCCAGTCCCAGGCGGCGTCCCCCCTGACACCTCCGGCGGTCGTTCCGTCGGGTGGGGCGAAGTAG
- a CDS encoding ROK family transcriptional regulator has product MAGTAGTSGTPGTPRVLRAMNDRAALDLLLEHGPLSRTRIGKLTGLSKPTASQLLARLEAAGLVVVTGTSEGRPGPNAQLYAVNPSAAYAAGLDVTPERILAAVADVTGRTVGEYELPTPGRRAAHTVVRQVTDALDGAVKAAGLVRADVQRLVIGTPGAFDPNTGRLRYASHLPGWHSPALLDELAAALPMPVEYENDVNLAAVAEQQLGAARGHDDFVLLWNEGGLGAALVLGGRLHRGWTGGAGEVGFLPVPGAPLVRHVTKANSGGYQELAGSQAIPKLARELGIKPIPSGPYTEVAAALVEQAADVDAGPHRELLKTYATGLATGLASLVSVLDPELVVLSGASLSRGGEPLRALVQAELEELAASRPRLVVGDVHEQPVLRGALESALAATRDEVFDTSAH; this is encoded by the coding sequence ATGGCGGGAACGGCAGGAACATCCGGCACACCGGGTACCCCTCGCGTGCTGCGCGCCATGAACGACCGCGCCGCGCTCGACCTCCTGCTGGAGCACGGCCCGCTCTCCCGCACCCGGATCGGCAAGCTGACGGGTCTCTCGAAGCCGACCGCCTCCCAGCTGCTCGCCCGACTGGAGGCGGCAGGGCTCGTCGTCGTCACCGGGACGAGCGAAGGGCGCCCCGGGCCGAACGCCCAGCTGTACGCGGTGAATCCGTCCGCCGCGTACGCCGCCGGGCTCGACGTCACCCCCGAGCGCATCCTCGCCGCCGTCGCCGATGTGACCGGGCGGACGGTCGGCGAGTACGAACTGCCCACCCCCGGCCGCCGTGCCGCCCACACCGTCGTACGACAGGTCACCGACGCCCTCGACGGCGCGGTGAAGGCGGCGGGGCTGGTCCGGGCCGACGTCCAGCGGCTCGTCATCGGCACCCCCGGCGCCTTCGACCCCAACACGGGCCGCCTGCGCTACGCCTCCCACCTGCCCGGCTGGCACTCCCCCGCCCTGCTCGACGAGCTCGCCGCGGCGCTGCCGATGCCCGTCGAGTACGAGAACGACGTCAACCTCGCCGCCGTCGCCGAACAGCAGCTCGGCGCCGCCCGGGGCCACGACGACTTCGTCCTGCTGTGGAACGAGGGGGGCCTGGGCGCCGCCCTCGTCCTCGGCGGACGGCTGCACCGCGGCTGGACCGGCGGCGCGGGCGAGGTCGGCTTCCTGCCCGTACCCGGCGCGCCCCTGGTCCGGCACGTCACCAAGGCCAACAGCGGTGGTTACCAGGAACTGGCCGGTTCCCAGGCCATCCCGAAGCTCGCCCGCGAACTGGGCATCAAGCCCATCCCGTCGGGCCCGTACACCGAGGTCGCCGCCGCCCTCGTCGAGCAGGCCGCCGACGTCGACGCGGGCCCGCACCGGGAACTGCTGAAGACGTACGCAACCGGGCTCGCCACCGGTCTCGCCTCGCTCGTCTCCGTCCTCGACCCCGAACTCGTCGTGCTCAGCGGCGCCTCGCTCAGCAGGGGCGGCGAACCCCTGCGCGCGCTGGTGCAGGCCGAGCTGGAGGAGCTGGCCGCGTCCCGGCCGCGCCTCGTCGTCGGCGACGTCCATGAACAGCCCGTGCTGCGCGGCGCGCTGGAGAGCGCGCTCGCCGCCACCCGCGACGAGGTCTTCGACACCTCGGCCCACTGA
- a CDS encoding 6-phospho-beta-glucosidase, with the protein MKLAVVGGGSTYTPELIDGFARLRDTLPVEELVLVDPALDRLELVGGLARRIFAKQGHPGRITTTDDLDAGVAGADAVLLQLRVGGQAARNEDETWPLECGCVGQETTGAGGLAKALRTVPVVLDIAERVRRANPDAWIIDFTNPVGIVTRALLQAGHKAVGLCNVAIGFQRKFATMLGVAPTDVHLDHVGLNHLTWETHVRLGGPEGENVLPKLLAEHGDAIAGDLRLPSGVLDRLGVVPSYYLRYFYAHDEVVRELGTKPSRAAEVAAMERELLTMYGDPALDEKPALLGRRGGAYYSEAAVDLAASLLGGGGSPYQVVNTHNRGTLPFLPDDAVIEVQAAVGRSGAAPLPVAPVDPLFAGLMANVTAYEDLALEAALRGGRERVFRALLAHPLVGQYALADGLTDRLIAHNREHLAWA; encoded by the coding sequence ATGAAACTCGCAGTAGTGGGCGGGGGCTCCACCTACACCCCTGAACTCATCGACGGCTTCGCGCGGCTGCGCGACACGCTGCCCGTCGAGGAACTGGTCCTCGTCGACCCGGCGCTCGACCGCCTCGAACTGGTCGGCGGGCTGGCCCGGCGTATCTTCGCCAAGCAGGGGCACCCCGGGCGGATCACCACGACCGACGACCTCGACGCGGGCGTGGCGGGCGCCGACGCGGTGCTGCTCCAGTTGCGCGTGGGCGGGCAGGCCGCCCGCAACGAGGACGAGACCTGGCCGCTGGAGTGCGGCTGCGTCGGCCAGGAGACCACCGGCGCGGGCGGCCTCGCCAAGGCGCTGCGTACGGTCCCGGTGGTGCTCGACATCGCCGAGCGTGTCCGGCGGGCCAACCCGGACGCCTGGATCATCGATTTCACCAACCCCGTCGGCATCGTGACCCGCGCCCTCCTCCAGGCCGGTCACAAGGCGGTCGGACTGTGCAACGTGGCGATCGGATTCCAGCGCAAGTTCGCCACCATGCTGGGGGTCGCCCCCACCGATGTGCATCTGGACCATGTGGGTCTGAACCACCTCACCTGGGAAACCCATGTGCGACTCGGCGGCCCCGAGGGCGAGAACGTCCTGCCGAAGCTGCTCGCCGAGCACGGCGACGCGATCGCCGGGGACCTGCGCCTGCCGAGCGGCGTCCTCGACCGCCTGGGCGTCGTGCCGTCCTACTACCTGCGCTACTTCTACGCGCACGACGAGGTCGTACGGGAGCTGGGTACGAAGCCGTCGCGGGCCGCGGAAGTGGCCGCGATGGAACGGGAGTTGCTGACGATGTACGGCGACCCGGCGCTCGACGAGAAGCCGGCGCTGCTGGGCAGGCGGGGCGGCGCCTACTACTCGGAGGCCGCCGTCGACCTCGCCGCCTCCCTGCTGGGCGGGGGCGGCAGCCCGTACCAGGTGGTGAACACCCACAACCGGGGGACGCTGCCGTTCCTGCCCGACGACGCGGTGATCGAGGTGCAGGCGGCGGTCGGGCGCTCGGGGGCCGCCCCGCTGCCCGTGGCGCCGGTGGACCCACTGTTCGCGGGGCTGATGGCGAACGTCACCGCGTACGAGGACCTGGCCCTGGAGGCCGCCCTGCGCGGGGGCCGCGAGCGGGTGTTCCGGGCGCTGCTCGCGCATCCCCTGGTCGGCCAGTACGCGCTGGCCGACGGTCTCACCGACCGGCTGATCGCGCACAACCGGGAGCACCTCGCGTGGGCGTGA
- a CDS encoding glycoside hydrolase family 43 protein, protein MPPLRRRLARLIPLGLAATLLLALGQAATAAGPAGAVSAGGVAATADAPASVRGRTTLGGADPSVIKVGDLYVAAKSVDGGIAVRTAATLEGIASAPKQQVWRDTGGLGEVWAPEIVHHDGAYRIYFAAGTGAAHRMYHISSASPATGYSAATKVALPGDKWAIDGAPFTFNGQRWFVWSGWAGDTNVEQNLYVARMSGPTTSTGDRYVISQPRESWERIVGNPYINEAPQPIVDPNGQLHIAYSANGSWSDQYCIADLRLRAGGDPTYVWDWYKSNGCLFGSHAATMMPGWDPTLYVDGPGHHTFVLPRGDATAGPPSGNRFPTMFHAVAKGTPYSWSNRYWYTGTAVWWGSTTYSRANVPGSPTNTGFSLKFFE, encoded by the coding sequence ATGCCTCCCCTCCGCCGTCGGCTCGCCCGGCTGATTCCGCTCGGGCTCGCGGCCACCCTCCTCCTCGCTCTCGGGCAGGCCGCGACCGCCGCCGGGCCCGCCGGGGCCGTCTCCGCGGGAGGCGTCGCGGCGACCGCCGACGCGCCCGCGTCCGTCCGGGGCCGCACCACCCTCGGCGGCGCCGACCCCAGCGTCATCAAGGTCGGTGACCTCTACGTCGCCGCCAAGTCCGTGGACGGCGGGATCGCCGTGCGGACGGCGGCCACCCTGGAGGGGATCGCGAGCGCGCCCAAGCAGCAGGTGTGGCGGGACACCGGCGGGCTCGGTGAGGTCTGGGCGCCCGAGATCGTCCACCACGACGGCGCCTACCGCATCTACTTCGCCGCCGGCACCGGCGCCGCCCACCGGATGTACCACATCAGCTCGGCCAGCCCGGCCACCGGCTACTCCGCCGCCACCAAGGTCGCCCTGCCCGGCGACAAGTGGGCCATCGACGGAGCCCCCTTCACCTTCAACGGCCAACGCTGGTTCGTGTGGTCCGGCTGGGCCGGTGACACCAACGTCGAGCAGAACCTGTACGTCGCCCGGATGAGCGGCCCCACCACCTCCACCGGCGACCGGTACGTCATCTCGCAGCCGCGTGAGTCGTGGGAGCGGATCGTCGGCAACCCGTACATCAACGAGGCGCCCCAGCCGATCGTGGACCCCAACGGGCAGCTGCACATCGCGTACTCCGCCAACGGCAGCTGGAGCGACCAGTACTGCATCGCCGACCTGCGCCTGCGGGCCGGCGGCGACCCGACCTACGTGTGGGACTGGTACAAGAGCAACGGCTGCCTCTTCGGCTCGCACGCCGCGACCATGATGCCGGGCTGGGACCCCACGCTGTACGTCGACGGCCCCGGCCACCACACGTTCGTCCTGCCGCGCGGCGACGCCACCGCCGGACCGCCGTCGGGCAACCGCTTCCCGACGATGTTCCACGCGGTCGCGAAGGGCACGCCGTACTCGTGGTCCAACCGCTACTGGTACACGGGCACGGCCGTCTGGTGGGGCAGCACCACCTACAGCCGCGCCAACGTCCCCGGCTCCCCCACCAACACCGGGTTCAGCCTCAAGTTCTTCGAGTGA
- a CDS encoding ABC transporter permease, with amino-acid sequence MTGDLGLAWLLTRGSDRREWWRVTLTAVGAALATGLGLAAVAVASVEGQVSASYFHGLLNQPSQRAGVVVTLLLLWVPVLGFLGQCARIGAVHRDRRLAGLRLAGATPGQVRRVAALESGLACLLGASVAAVFCALLTVSLLRQGLPPAAWAGFVLVTLAVPLLAVLVSVVALRRVVASPLGWVRRVRRPEHGRPATLALLVPAVLVGPATLLIVVRNTGPGATPLPLLVFAAVALTGTGAVAVAGLTARAVGGRLAARTGSPAVLLAAERLRSDPWATARTHAAVLLVAVVGVGFVGVRQVFLDAVHHPREGLPYEAHDVAFYTTGVDLTGAAVLLALLISLGGLAVGTAESLATRRRGLAAQAAAGVPHRVLGRALLLETALPLAPAMLLAAAGGTAVHLAYAKAADAVVVPVLVPLLVPVAVYGACLLAAATSLPLLRRTLRPAELRFT; translated from the coding sequence ATGACCGGGGATCTCGGACTGGCGTGGCTGCTGACACGGGGCTCGGACCGCCGGGAGTGGTGGCGGGTGACGCTCACGGCGGTGGGGGCGGCCCTGGCCACCGGCCTCGGGCTCGCGGCGGTCGCGGTCGCCTCGGTGGAGGGGCAGGTGTCCGCGTCGTACTTCCACGGCCTCCTGAACCAGCCTTCGCAGCGCGCCGGCGTGGTCGTGACGCTGCTGCTCCTGTGGGTGCCGGTGCTCGGCTTCCTCGGCCAGTGCGCGCGTATCGGCGCCGTGCACCGTGACCGCAGGCTGGCCGGGCTGCGCCTCGCCGGGGCGACACCGGGGCAGGTGCGGCGCGTCGCGGCCCTGGAGTCGGGCCTCGCCTGCCTCCTGGGGGCGTCGGTCGCCGCGGTGTTCTGCGCGCTGCTCACGGTGAGTCTGCTGCGGCAGGGGCTGCCGCCGGCGGCGTGGGCCGGCTTCGTGCTGGTGACGCTCGCCGTGCCGCTCCTCGCCGTGCTGGTGAGCGTGGTCGCGCTGCGCCGGGTCGTGGCCTCGCCGCTCGGCTGGGTGCGCCGCGTACGACGGCCGGAGCACGGCAGGCCCGCCACGCTCGCCCTGCTGGTACCGGCGGTGCTGGTGGGGCCGGCCACCTTGCTGATCGTGGTGCGGAACACCGGACCGGGGGCCACCCCGCTGCCCCTGCTGGTGTTCGCCGCGGTGGCGCTGACCGGCACGGGGGCGGTGGCGGTCGCCGGGCTCACCGCCCGCGCCGTCGGCGGGCGGCTCGCCGCGCGGACCGGCAGCCCCGCGGTCCTGCTCGCCGCCGAACGGCTCCGCAGCGACCCGTGGGCCACGGCGCGCACCCACGCCGCGGTGCTCCTGGTGGCCGTGGTGGGGGTCGGCTTCGTGGGCGTACGGCAGGTCTTCCTCGACGCCGTGCACCACCCACGGGAAGGTCTGCCGTACGAGGCCCACGACGTGGCGTTCTACACCACCGGCGTCGATCTGACGGGCGCGGCCGTCCTGCTGGCGCTGCTGATCAGCCTGGGCGGGCTCGCCGTGGGCACCGCCGAATCGCTCGCCACCCGGCGCCGGGGGCTGGCCGCGCAGGCCGCGGCGGGCGTACCGCACCGGGTGCTCGGCCGGGCGCTGCTCCTGGAGACCGCGCTGCCGCTGGCCCCGGCGATGCTGCTCGCGGCGGCCGGCGGCACGGCGGTCCACCTCGCGTACGCGAAGGCCGCGGACGCCGTCGTCGTGCCGGTGCTGGTCCCGCTGCTCGTGCCCGTGGCCGTGTACGGGGCATGTCTGCTCGCCGCCGCCACCTCCCTGCCGCTGCTGCGCCGCACGCTCCGCCCGGCGGAACTGCGCTTCACGTAG
- a CDS encoding HNH endonuclease yields MPHVLVLNASYEPLGVVPLRRALVLVLENKAVSLEESGAFMHSATVTVPAPSVVRLKRFVRVPYRGPVPLTRRALFARDGGRCMYCGGVATSVDHVIPRSRGGQHVWDNVVASCRRCNHTKADRHLVEIGWRLRHKPAPPSGLAWRIIGTGHRDPRWLPYLQPYGAEDAMARIDGISA; encoded by the coding sequence GTGCCGCATGTCCTGGTCCTCAACGCGTCGTACGAGCCCCTCGGCGTCGTACCGCTCCGCCGCGCACTCGTCCTGGTCCTTGAGAACAAGGCAGTTTCTCTTGAGGAATCCGGCGCCTTCATGCACAGCGCCACCGTCACCGTCCCCGCGCCCAGCGTGGTCCGGCTGAAGAGGTTCGTACGGGTCCCTTACCGGGGGCCCGTTCCGCTGACCCGACGGGCGCTGTTCGCCCGGGACGGCGGCCGGTGCATGTACTGCGGTGGCGTCGCAACCAGCGTCGACCACGTCATCCCGCGCAGCCGCGGGGGTCAGCACGTCTGGGACAACGTGGTGGCGTCCTGCCGCCGCTGCAACCACACCAAGGCCGACCGCCACCTGGTCGAGATCGGCTGGCGCCTGCGCCACAAACCCGCCCCGCCGTCGGGGCTCGCGTGGCGCATCATCGGCACCGGGCACCGGGACCCGCGCTGGCTGCCCTACCTGCAGCCGTACGGCGCGGAGGACGCGATGGCCCGGATCGACGGCATCTCCGCCTGA
- a CDS encoding carbohydrate ABC transporter permease → MATLTPTLRTKRRKQALRTAAFMSPWLIGFGVFFAYPLISTVYFSFMKYDGFGVPEFRGLDNWSYVFNDYPMFWPALRNTLWLVLVMVTFRVVFGLGIGLLITKIKTGAGVFRTLFYLPYLAPPVAATLAFVFLLNPGTGPVNSVLGDLGLPTPGWFTDATWSKPALTMLALWGVGDLMVIFMAALLDVPREQYEAAELDGASAWQRFRFVTLPNISPIVMFAVVTGVIQTMQYYTQPLVAGKVASGIIGGSGQQFEPGYPDKSTLTLPQLVYNLGFQRFDYGSACVVALVLFALSMLFTAFLMRRRGGLIQAGD, encoded by the coding sequence ATGGCCACCCTCACACCGACTCTGCGTACCAAACGCCGGAAACAGGCCCTGCGCACGGCCGCCTTCATGTCGCCGTGGCTGATCGGCTTCGGCGTCTTCTTCGCGTACCCGCTGATCTCGACCGTGTACTTCTCGTTCATGAAGTACGACGGCTTCGGTGTCCCCGAGTTCCGGGGGCTGGACAACTGGAGCTACGTCTTCAACGACTACCCCATGTTCTGGCCCGCCCTGCGCAACACCCTGTGGCTGGTGCTCGTCATGGTCACCTTCCGGGTCGTCTTCGGCCTGGGCATCGGCCTGCTGATCACGAAGATCAAGACCGGCGCGGGAGTCTTCCGCACGCTGTTCTACCTGCCCTATCTGGCGCCGCCGGTCGCCGCCACGCTGGCCTTCGTGTTCCTGCTCAACCCAGGTACGGGACCGGTGAACTCGGTCCTCGGCGACCTCGGTCTGCCGACGCCCGGCTGGTTCACGGACGCCACCTGGTCCAAGCCCGCGCTCACCATGCTGGCCCTGTGGGGCGTCGGCGACCTGATGGTCATCTTCATGGCCGCGCTGCTCGACGTACCGAGGGAGCAGTACGAGGCCGCCGAGCTGGACGGCGCGTCGGCCTGGCAGCGGTTCCGGTTCGTGACCCTGCCGAACATCTCGCCGATCGTGATGTTCGCCGTCGTCACGGGGGTCATCCAGACGATGCAGTACTACACACAGCCACTGGTCGCGGGGAAGGTGGCCTCCGGGATCATCGGCGGCTCGGGCCAGCAGTTCGAACCGGGCTACCCCGACAAGTCGACGCTCACCCTGCCCCAGCTCGTCTACAACCTCGGCTTCCAGCGGTTCGACTACGGCTCCGCGTGCGTGGTCGCGCTGGTGCTGTTCGCGCTGTCCATGCTGTTCACCGCGTTCCTGATGCGGCGCCGCGGCGGTCTCATCCAGGCAGGTGACTGA
- a CDS encoding carbohydrate ABC transporter permease, protein MAQTTEVRVPARHVDPAAPKPPVTPAERTARRKALLEWIAVHALGVAAALFFVLPFVFVVLTSLMSDDQTLTRDLVPDTWEWGNYTKVFDTPGFLTWWRNTLLYAGVGTALTVASSIPVAYALAKFRFRGRNLSLMLVISMMMLPPQVIIIPMYLFWAKQLDLSGTLWPLIIPMAFGDAFSIFLLRQFLMTIPNEYLDAARVDGCGELKTLLKVVLPMAKPGIAAVALFQFFYAWNDYFGPQIYASENPAAWTLSYGLESFKGAHHTDWNLTMAATVLVMAPVILVFFFAQKAFVEGVTLTGVKG, encoded by the coding sequence ATGGCCCAGACGACCGAAGTCCGCGTACCGGCGCGGCACGTGGACCCGGCGGCACCGAAGCCGCCCGTCACCCCCGCCGAGCGCACCGCCCGCCGCAAGGCGCTCCTGGAGTGGATCGCCGTGCACGCGCTCGGTGTCGCCGCCGCGCTGTTCTTCGTGCTGCCCTTCGTGTTCGTCGTGCTGACCTCGCTGATGAGCGACGACCAGACACTGACCAGGGACCTGGTCCCGGACACCTGGGAGTGGGGCAACTACACGAAGGTCTTCGACACCCCCGGCTTCCTCACCTGGTGGCGCAACACCCTCCTGTACGCGGGCGTGGGCACCGCGCTGACGGTCGCGTCCTCGATCCCGGTGGCGTACGCGCTCGCCAAGTTCCGCTTCCGTGGCCGGAACCTGTCTCTGATGCTGGTCATCTCGATGATGATGCTGCCGCCGCAGGTCATCATCATCCCGATGTACCTGTTCTGGGCGAAGCAGCTGGATCTGTCGGGCACGCTGTGGCCGCTGATCATCCCGATGGCGTTCGGCGACGCGTTCTCCATCTTCCTGCTGCGGCAGTTTTTGATGACGATCCCGAACGAGTACCTCGACGCGGCGAGGGTCGACGGCTGCGGGGAGCTGAAGACCCTGCTGAAGGTCGTGCTGCCGATGGCGAAGCCGGGAATCGCGGCCGTCGCGCTGTTTCAGTTCTTCTACGCCTGGAACGACTACTTCGGACCGCAGATCTACGCGTCCGAGAATCCCGCCGCCTGGACCCTGAGCTACGGCCTGGAGTCCTTCAAGGGCGCGCACCACACCGACTGGAATCTGACGATGGCCGCGACCGTCCTGGTCATGGCACCCGTGATCCTCGTGTTCTTCTTCGCACAGAAGGCGTTCGTCGAGGGCGTCACGCTCACCGGAGTGAAGGGCTGA
- a CDS encoding ABC transporter substrate-binding protein, translated as MPRKAVLAAASIALLATGGTGCTGSSGSGATDDPNAKTTITFWHGWSAPAEVKAIQENIARFEKAHPNIKVKVVGNINDDKLNQALRAGGSNGPDVVSSFTTSNVGKFCSSGAFADLKPFIEKSKLDLDAIIPKPMLEYTEFEGTRCALPLLGDAYGLYYNKDAFEAAGIKSPPKTWTEFAEDAKKLTKSKGDSYAQLGFMPNFHGYETVVDHYMSQWDHSYFDKSGKSNIAEDPAFAEMFTYQKKLVGELGGFQKLERYRNTFGDEWGAKHPFQTGQVAMQLDGEWRLGMAKDAGVKFEIGTAPMPVADDEVDEYGKGFLSGTIMGIAPQSEKQNAAWELMKYMTTDTEAVVSFANAIHNVPSTFDALKSPDLKVEGGFKTFVEIARHPGSNTPPASVNGATYQTTLQDFGYQYESGKVKDLKAGLKKTADQIDRDIEQAK; from the coding sequence ATGCCCCGTAAAGCGGTGCTCGCCGCCGCGTCGATAGCCCTCCTCGCCACCGGCGGTACCGGCTGTACCGGCTCGTCCGGCTCCGGCGCCACGGACGATCCGAACGCGAAGACCACGATCACGTTCTGGCACGGGTGGAGCGCGCCCGCCGAGGTGAAGGCGATCCAGGAGAACATCGCCCGCTTCGAGAAGGCGCACCCCAACATCAAGGTGAAGGTCGTCGGCAACATCAACGACGACAAGCTCAACCAGGCCCTGCGCGCGGGCGGTTCGAACGGGCCCGACGTCGTCTCCTCGTTCACCACGTCCAACGTCGGCAAGTTCTGCTCGTCGGGCGCCTTCGCCGACCTCAAGCCGTTCATCGAGAAGTCGAAGCTCGACCTCGACGCGATCATCCCGAAGCCGATGCTGGAGTACACCGAGTTCGAGGGCACCCGGTGCGCGCTGCCGCTGCTCGGCGACGCGTACGGCCTCTACTACAACAAGGACGCCTTCGAGGCGGCCGGCATCAAGTCGCCCCCGAAGACCTGGACCGAGTTCGCCGAGGACGCGAAGAAGCTCACCAAGTCCAAGGGCGACTCCTACGCGCAGCTCGGCTTCATGCCGAACTTCCACGGCTACGAGACGGTGGTGGACCACTACATGTCGCAGTGGGACCACTCCTACTTCGACAAGAGCGGCAAGTCGAACATCGCCGAGGACCCGGCCTTCGCGGAGATGTTCACGTACCAGAAGAAGCTCGTCGGCGAACTCGGCGGGTTCCAGAAGCTGGAGAGGTACCGCAACACGTTCGGCGACGAGTGGGGCGCCAAGCACCCCTTCCAGACCGGCCAGGTCGCGATGCAGCTCGACGGCGAGTGGCGGCTGGGGATGGCGAAGGACGCGGGGGTGAAGTTCGAGATCGGCACCGCACCCATGCCCGTCGCCGACGACGAGGTGGACGAGTACGGCAAGGGGTTCCTGTCCGGCACGATCATGGGTATCGCGCCGCAGAGCGAGAAGCAGAACGCGGCCTGGGAACTGATGAAGTACATGACGACCGACACCGAGGCCGTCGTGTCGTTCGCCAACGCCATCCACAACGTGCCGTCCACGTTCGACGCGCTCAAGTCGCCCGACCTGAAGGTCGAGGGGGGCTTCAAGACCTTCGTGGAGATCGCCCGGCACCCGGGGTCGAACACCCCGCCGGCCTCCGTCAACGGCGCGACGTACCAGACGACTCTGCAGGACTTCGGCTACCAGTACGAGTCCGGGAAGGTGAAGGATCTCAAGGCCGGTCTGAAGAAGACCGCCGACCAGATCGACCGTGACATCGAGCAGGCGAAGTAG